A region of Burkholderiales bacterium JOSHI_001 DNA encodes the following proteins:
- a CDS encoding ribosomal protein L34 (PFAM: Ribosomal protein L34~TIGRFAM: ribosomal protein L34, bacterial type~IMG reference gene:2508593574_SP): MKRTYQPSKIRRARTHGFLVRMKTRGGRAVINARRAKGRKRLSQV, from the coding sequence ATGAAGCGCACCTACCAGCCCTCCAAGATCCGCCGCGCCCGCACCCACGGTTTCCTGGTGCGCATGAAGACCCGCGGCGGCCGCGCCGTCATCAACGCACGCCGCGCCAAGGGCCGCAAGCGCCTGTCGCAGGTCTGA